In the Candidatus Micrarchaeia archaeon genome, ATGCAGGGCACCTTTTCGCGCTTAACGAGGCCAGGAAACTGTGCGATGTCCTGGTGGTCGTGGTTGCGCGCGATGAGCTGGTGCTCAAGAATAAGAAGAAGCTCGTGCACCCCCAGGAGTACAGGGCCGCGATGGTGGATTTCCTCAAGCCCGTGGACGTCGCGCTTTTGGGCGGCAGGGATTACATGGAAACCGCGGGGAGGGTTAAGCCGGATGTGATAATTTACGGATACGACCAGAAGGAACTGGAAACTCCGGGAATCGAGGT is a window encoding:
- a CDS encoding adenylyltransferase/cytidyltransferase family protein, with the translated sequence AGHLFALNEARKLCDVLVVVVARDELVLKNKKKLVHPQEYRAAMVDFLKPVDVALLGGRDYMETAGRVKPDVIIYGYDQKELETPGIEVVKLKKRILPEKFKTSKIIEALGL